A genome region from Oenanthe melanoleuca isolate GR-GAL-2019-014 chromosome 2, OMel1.0, whole genome shotgun sequence includes the following:
- the ATXN1 gene encoding ataxin-1: protein MKSNQERSNECLPPKKREIPATSLPSEVKPVLPNENHRADNLAWLPSTPSGQGGLGGRHRPGGTSSVEAGLQQGLHKSLSAGLDYSPPSAPRSVPTSTTLPTVYSPALSQSGTPVSPVQYTHLQHTFQFVGPQYSGSYTGFIPSQLISPTANSATGAVAAATAVATTPSQRSQLEAYSTLLASMSGLSQQGHKVEPHLVRTPGLIAAGSPPPTQQNQYVHISSSSQGAVRNVSPPTIPVPLHPHQTVIPHTLTLGPSSQVVVQYTDSGGHFVTRDAPKKPESSRLQAMQAKEVLNGEIEKSRRYGISPSADMGLVKAGNKPAPHHYETRHVVVHSSPAEYGVRDSSGVRASVMVVPNSSTPTADMEVQQAANRETSPSALNDKGSLHLGKPTHRSYALSPQQALGHEGVKAVATLSPHTVIQTTHSASEQLPVGLPATAFYTGTQPPVIGYLSGQQQAIGYPSSLPQHLVIPGTQSLLIPVGSADVEPSGVAPAIVTSSPQFAAVPHTFVTTAVPKSDNFSAEPLTTQPAYQATMVQAQIHLPVVQSIASPAAAPPTLPPYFMKGSIIQLANGELKKVEDLKTEDFIQSAEISNDLKIDSSTVERIEDSHSPGIAVIQFAVGEHRAQVSVEVLVEYPFFVFGQGWSSCCPERTSQLFDLPCSKLSVGDVCISLTLKNLKNGSIKKGQPMDSASILLKHSKNDSLVGSRHRYAEQENGINQGSAQMLAENGELKFPDKIGLPAAPLLTKTEPSKPPATRKRRWSAPETRKLEKSEEEPPLTLPKPSFIPQEVKICIEGRSNVGK, encoded by the exons ATGAAATCCAACCAAGAGCGGAGCAATGAATGCCTGCCACCTAAGAAGCGAGAAATCCCTGCCACCAGCCTGCCTTCGGAGGTGAAGCCGGTCCTGCCAAACGAGAACCACCGTGCAGATAACCTGGCATGgctccccagcacacccagtGGCCAGGGCGGCCTGGGGGGCCGGCACCGGCCCGGGGGCACCTCCTCGGTGGAGGCAGGCTTGCAGCAGGGTTTGCACAAGTCactgtctgcagggctggactATTCCCCGCCCAGCGCGCCCAGGTCCGTTCCAACCTCTACCACTCTTCCCACGGTGTACTCGCCCGCCCTCTCCCAGTCAGGGACCCCCGTTTCCCCCGTGCAGTacactcacctgcagcacacctTCCAGTTTGTCGGGCCCCAATACAGTGGATCGTACACCGGATTCATCCCCTCACAGCTGATTTCCCCGACAGCCAATTCTGCGACTGGCGCCGTGGCGGCGGCCACAGCCGTTGCGACCACTCCATCCCAGCGCTCCCAGCTGGAGGCTTATTCCACTTTGCTGGCCAGCATGAGCGGCTTAAGCCAGCAGGGGCACAAAGTTGAGCCGCACCTGGTCAGGACGCCTGGACTGATTGCTGCTGGGTCTCCTCCACCCACCCAGCAGAACCAGTACGTGCAcatttccagctcttcccagggcGCTGTCAGAAATGTCTCTCCTCCAACCATCCCGGTCCCCCTGCACCCACATCAGACAGTGATCCCGCACACCCTCACCCTCGGCCCTTCCTCCCAAGTGGTGGTGCAGTACACTGACTCGGGGGGCCACTTTGTCACCAGGGATGCCCCCAAGAAACCCGAGAGCAGCCGGCTGCAGGCAATGCAGGCCAAGGAGGTACTGAACGGCGAGATAGAGAAGAGCCGGAGGTACGGCATTTCGCCTTCTGCCGACATGGGTCTAGTCAAAGCAGGCAATAAACCAGCTCCCCATCATTACGAGACCAGGCACGTGGTGGTCCACTCGAGCCCCGCCGAGTACGGCGTGCGGGATTCCTCAGGTGTCCGAGCCTCTGTCATGGTGGTCCCCAACAGCAGCACGCCCACAGCAGACATGGAGGTGCAGCAGGCCGCCAACCGTGAGACCTCTCCTTCAGCCCTCAACGACAAGGGAAGTTTGCACTTAGGAAAGCCAACTCACCGGTCCTACGCCTTGTCTCCGCAGCAGGCTCTGGGCCATGAGGGGGTGAAGGCGGTGGCCACGCTGTCCCCTCACACTGTCATTCAGACCACCCACAGCGCCTCCGAGCAGCTCCCCGTGGGGCTGCCGGCGACTGCTTTCTACACCGGGACCCAGCCGCCGGTGATCGGCTACCTGAGCGGGCAGCAGCAAGCCATCGGCTACCCCAGCAGCCTGCCGCAGCACCTGGTGATCCCGGGCACCCAGTCCCTGCTGATCCCGGTCGGCAGCGCGGACGTCGAGCCGTCGGGAGTCGCGCCTGCGATCGTCACGTCGTCTCCTCAGTTTGCAGCAGTGCCTCACACGTTCGTCACCACCGCCGTCCCCAAGAGCGACAACTTCAGCGCGGAGCCCCTCACCACCCAGCCTGCCTACCAGGCCACCATGGTGCAGGCGCAGATCCACCTGCCCGTGGTGCAGTCCATCGCCTCCCCTGCCGCCGCGCCCCCCACGCTGCCCCCTTACTTCATGAAGGGGTCGATCATCCAGCTGGCCAACGGGGAGCTGAAGAAAGTAGAGGACTTGAAAACAGAAGACTTCATACAGAGTGCGGAAATCAGCAACGACCTGAAAATAGACTCCAGCACTGTGGAGAGGATCGAAGACAGCCATAGCCCAGGCATCGCCGTCATACAGTTTGCGGTGGGGGAGCATCGAGCACAG GTCAGCGTGGAAGTCTTGGTAGAATACCCTTTTTTTGTATTTGGACAAGGCTGGTCATCCTGCTGCCCCGAAAGAACCAGCCAGCTCTTTGATTTGCCATGCTCCAAACTCTCGGTGGGGGATGTCTGCATATCGCTCACACTCAAGAACCTGAAGAACGGCTCTATTAAAAAGGGCCAGCCCATGGACTCAGCTAGTATCTTGCTGAAGCATTCAAAGAATGACAGTCTAGTTGGAAGTAGACACAGGTATGCGGAGCAGGAAAACGGGATTAATCAGGGAAGCGCACAGATGTTAGCTGAGAACGGTGAACTGAAGTTTCCGGACAAAATAGGATTGCCTGCAGCACCTTTGCTCACCAAAACAGAACCCAGCAAGCCCCCAGCAACGAGGAAGAGGAGGTGGTCAGCCCCTGAAACACGAAAACTAGAGAAATCAGAAGAGGAGCCGCCTTTGACTCTTCCCAAGCCTTCTTTTATTCCTCAGGAGGTTAAGATTTGCATTGAAGGTCGATCCAACGTAGGAAAGTAA